Proteins from a genomic interval of Sugiyamaella lignohabitans strain CBS 10342 chromosome C, complete sequence:
- the PBN1 gene encoding Pbn1p (Component of glycosylphosphatidylinositol-mannosyltransferase I; essential component; required for the autocatalytic post-translational processing of the protease B precursor Prb1p; localizes to ER in lumenal orientation; homolog of mammalian PIG-X; GO_component: GO:0005783 - endoplasmic reticulum [Evidence IEA]; GO_component: GO:0005783 - endoplasmic reticulum [Evidence IDA] [PMID 9649520]; GO_component: GO:0005789 - endoplasmic reticulum membrane [Evidence IEA,IEA]; GO_component: GO:0016021 - integral component of membrane [Evidence IEA]; GO_component: GO:0016020 - membrane [Evidence IEA]; GO_function: GO:0000030 - mannosyltransferase activity [Evidence IMP] [PMID 15635094]; GO_process: GO:0030433 - ER-associated ubiquitin-dependent protein catabolic process [Evidence IMP] [PMID 16418276]; GO_process: GO:0006506 - GPI anchor biosynthetic process [Evidence IEA,IEA,IEA]; GO_process: GO:0006506 - GPI anchor biosynthetic process [Evidence IMP] [PMID 15635094]; GO_process: GO:0016485 - protein processing [Evidence IMP] [PMID 9649520]): MVRYPKQHRQLPVSSSYRADFSKPVGLHPKHNLHLSNIESPDQHCRLYSKYTIPKALFVDKYQLADLDRSTAMSTAKGKLIAVWGETDLEAPVWSVDGWGSELLVEIYHNSDIQSSDFTFELPLHSRYEFPQMNSTSVTQNLPWPIVFWVCPDFQQEQRHIGEIKGLGYESLFPDNTLYYHLTPSPEDGDVLSTSFNIPVAPFNQYDRIQWLSVTVLLTATIYILYKIVSNIGRKTKAD; encoded by the coding sequence ATGGTGAGATATCCGAAACAGCACCGTCAATTGCCAGTGTCCAGTTCGTATAGAGCAGACTTTTCGAAACCAGTAGGCCTTCATCCTAAACACAATCTGCATCTCTCTAATATCGAGTCGCCCGACCAGCACTGCAGGTTATATTCCAAATATACCATTCCCAAGGCCCTGTTTGTGGATAAGTACCAATTGGCCGACCTGGATCGGTCGACTGCCATGTCTACAGCCAAGGGCAAACTGATAGCTGTTTGGGGAGAGACCGATCTCGAGGCTCCTGTATGGTCTGTTGACGGTTGGGGAagcgagctgctggtggaaatATACCACAATAGCGATATTCAAAGCAGTGATTTCACTTTCGAACTGCCGCTTCATTCTCGCTATGAGTTTCCTCAGATGAACAGTACATCTGTCACTCAGAACCTGCCCTGGCCTATTGTTTTCTGGGTATGTCCTGATTTCCAACAGGAACAGCGTCATATCGGCGAGATCAAGGGTCTAGGTTATGAATCTCTTTTCCCTGATAACACTCTTTACTACCATCTGACACCATCTCCTGAAGATGGGGATGTTCTCAGCACGAGTTTCAACATCCCCGTGGCTCCTTTCAACCAGTACGACCGCATTCAGTGGCTGTCTGTCACGGTTCTGCTCACCGCTACGATATACATCCTGTACAAGATCGTGTCGAATATCGGCCGAAAGACCAAAGCCGATTAG
- the RGD2 gene encoding Rgd2p (GTPase-activating protein (RhoGAP) for Cdc42p and Rho5p; relocalizes from bud neck to cytoplasm upon DNA replication stress; GO_component: GO:0005935 - cellular bud neck [Evidence IDA] [PMID 14562095]; GO_component: GO:0005935 - cellular bud neck [Evidence IDA] [PMID 22842922]; GO_component: GO:0005934 - cellular bud tip [Evidence IDA] [PMID 22842922]; GO_component: GO:0005737 - cytoplasm [Evidence IDA] [PMID 14562095]; GO_component: GO:0005737 - cytoplasm [Evidence IDA] [PMID 22842922]; GO_component: GO:0005622 - intracellular [Evidence IEA]; GO_function: GO:0005096 - GTPase activator activity [Evidence IEA]; GO_function: GO:0005100 - Rho GTPase activator activity [Evidence IDA] [PMID 11591390]; GO_process: GO:0035556 - intracellular signal transduction [Evidence IEA]; GO_process: GO:0043547 - positive regulation of GTPase activity [Evidence IEA]; GO_process: GO:0007165 - signal transduction [Evidence IEA]; GO_process: GO:0007264 - small GTPase mediated signal transduction [Evidence IC,IPI] [PMID 11591390]): MPSFSDSFWTSGYSTGLNVIFDKLRQGCVENDEVLALAAARADAEEAYGNRLMDIPSHFQVKKNGFGRDDGASLRKAYEGIIVEMGTEGNHHIQVAENIRRMVILPFGKWADDHRKRVDYSSHILRDKLKSYERELSEVQKSQRKYFNKCRLLEESRNDEDVVADGVGSGIGHANGLSDTAGLSSVQGSRAVSSASHINSENGTSAPGVGSSSAEVAGSGSGDAGTGSASGSGAGSTPIVGGAAVAGSDNVSEPSTHEDLDDEDPVELADDIYTPEEAKVLFTRLLAEVPQKSVKVPILGTYEHVSSGDAIVAWVQINMSKDHATSLANAEKFGQSLINEGFLRLVGQVGSKFVNSSVMNYQWKRKAFQVAGQLDKLSTNQQSGGNLIAPIVGEYLGETINNYINNPHADETAEERLAREVSELDVKYKQSVQKLDDIRCNLEETAVDHLTFMERCEFDRLKAVKAVFLDFLAALSNVIPTIQVSVDKLLLYQETVQPSNDLRYILESYRTGYFLPRVTIYDNYYNTAEDQIFGVELEYRSRGDKKKVPYIVSHILGYMDSKYPEMENDQVRLSEWVVKVPLKKTHEIRRELNFGGGTPKEIRQVLPKYEVSVVASVLKLYLVELPDSIIPSSLYDIIKSIYHQHGNDEDPQARITAIQNTLMQLRVSNIATLDAIMTHLTRLTTIAKASPEYIGQLAQEFSHCLLRPKTQSALTLGDRHAYLLVKDLLTYKERIFKDLKRNNSSRKVSLSPSASLRSGYGSAEVSRRPTLQNRMDALTLKIRKNEHRASPSMEIQQSDELPGHNNDSLETSETPVKTEPGSGSPDDSAHQRPRVPVPVRTVETSSNDEEATFYDTEESPPRQPANAAGRQDESLTSRSTAPTEGTEGAATRPIVID, encoded by the coding sequence ATGCCGTCCTTTTCAGACAGTTTTTGGACGTCTGGGTACTCGACTGGATTGAATGTGATTTTCGACAAGTTACGCCAGGGATGTGTTGAAAACGACGAGGTACTGGCGCTTGCAGCAGCTCGAGCcgatgctgaagaggctTATGGTAATCGGTTAATGGATATTCCATCTCACTTCCAGGTCAAGAAAAATGGTTTTGGTCGCGATGATGGTGCCTCTTTACGAAAAGCATACGAGGGAATCATTGTTGAAATGGGTACTGAAGGTAatcatcatattcaagTGGCAGAGAATATCCGTCGAATGGTGATTCTGCCATTTGGAAAGTGGGCCGATGACCATCGTAAGCGAGTAGACTACTCGTCACATATCTTGCGAGACAAACTCAAGAGTTATGAGAGAGAATTGAGTGAGGTACAGAAGAGCCAGAGAAAGTACTTTAATAAGTGCAGACTTTTAGAGGAGTCGCGAAatgatgaggatgttgttgctgacgGCGTTGGTTCTGGTATCGGCCATGCCAATGGACTTAGTGATACTGCTGGATTGTCGAGTGTACAAGGTAGTAGAGCTGTCAGCAGTGCAAGCCATATAAACTCAGAAAATGGCACCTCAGCTCCTGGAGTTGGTTCTTCGTCTGCTGAGGTTGCTGGTTCAGGGTCTGGTGATGCTGGAACTGGCTCGGCTTCTGGATCAGGTGCTGGTTCGACACCAATTGTTGGTGGAGCTGCTGTAGCTGGTTCTGATAATGTATCAGAACCTTCGACTCATGAAGATctagatgatgaagaccCTGTTGAGCTTGCTGATGATATCTAcacaccagaagaagccaaGGTCCTGTTTACTCGATTACTGGCAGAAGTTCCTCAGAAATCAGTCAAAGTGCCAATTCTCGGCACTTATGAGCATGTGAGCTCAGGAGATGCAATTGTGGCCTGGGTCCAGATCAATATGTCGAAAGACCATGCCACATCTTTGGCCAATGCTGAAAAGTTTGGCCAGAGTCTTATAAACGAAGGCTTCCTGCGCTTAGTGGGTCAAGTAGGCAGCAAGTTTGTCAATAGTTCAGTTATGAACTATCAATGGAAGCGTAAAGCTTTCCAAGTAGCCGGTCAGCTAGACAAACTTAGCACTAATCAACAATCAGGAGGTAACCTGATTGCTCCCATTGTAGGAGAATACCTGGGAGAGACGATTAACAATTACATTAACAATCCTCATGCAGATGAAACTGCCGAGGAAAGACTTGCTCGAGAGGTCAGTGAGCTCGATGTGAAGTACAAGCAATCTGTACAGAAGCTCGATGATATTCGCTGTAACCTGGAAGAAACCGCAGTCGACCACTTGACATTTATGGAACGATGTGAATTTGATAGATTGAAAGCAGTCAAGGCGGTATTTTTAGATTTCCTGGCAGCTTTGTCTAATGTCATCCCCACTATCCAAGTATCTGTGGACAAGTTGCTCCTCTATCAAGAGACAGTTCAGCCCTCAAATGATCTTAGATATATCTTGGAGAGCTATAGAACTGGATACTTTCTTCCCCGGGTCACTATCTACGACAACTACTACAACACCGCCGAAGACCAGATATTTGGCGTTGAACTGGAGTACAGATCCCGTGgagacaagaaaaaagtgCCATATATAGTATCACACATTCTCGGGTATATGGACTCTAAGTATCCTGAGATGGAGAATGATCAAGTTCGTCTATCAGAGTGGGTAGTGAAAGTTCCATTGAAAAAGACACACGAAATCCGTAGAGAGCTGaattttggtggtggtacgCCTAAAGAGATCCGACAAGTCCTGCCCAAATACGAGGTGTCTGTAGTTGCCAGTGTTCTTAAGCTTTACCTGGTGGAGCTTCCCGACTCTATTATTCCTTCGTCACTGTACGATATTATCAAGTCGATATATCATCAGCATGGTAATGACGAAGACCCTCAGGCACGAATCACTGCTATCCAGAACACGCTCATGCAACTGAGAGTTTCGAATATTGCTACTCTGGACGCCATCATGACCCATCTGACACGACTAACGACCATTGCAAAGGCATCACCAGAATATATTGGGCAACTGGCACAAGAATTCTCGCACTGTTTGTTGAGACCAAAGACCCAGTCAGCCCTGACTCTTGGAGACAGACATGCATACCTCTTAGTAAAGGATCTTTTGACATATAAAGAGAGGATATTCAAGGATCTCAAACGGAACAATTCAAGTCGCAAGGTGTCTCTATCACCCTCAGCATCACTCAGGAGTGGCTATGGATCGGCCGAAGTTAGTCGAAGACCCACATTACAAAATCGCATGGACGCACTGACACTCAAAATCCGCAAAAACGAGCACCGAGCCTCACCTTCAATGGAGATCCAACAAAGTGACGAACTACCAGGACACAATAACGACAGTTTAGAGACCTCCGAAACACCTGTGAAAACCGAGCCAGGCAGCGGCAGTCCCGACGACTCAGCTCACCAACGACCCAGAGTCCCTGTACCTGTCAGGACCGTGGAAACGTCCTCTAACGACGAAGAGGCCACTTTCTACGACACCGAAGAATCCCCACCACGCCAACcagccaatgctgctggcaGACAGGACGAGAGTCTGACCTCACGCTCCACTGCCCCTACGGAAGGCACTGAGGGTGCTGCCACTCGTCCCATTGTTATAGACTAA
- the RRI1 gene encoding Rri1p (Catalytic subunit of the COP9 signalosome (CSN) complex; acts as an isopeptidase in cleaving the ubiquitin-like protein Nedd8 from SCF ubiquitin ligases; metalloendopeptidase involved in the adaptation to pheromone signaling; GO_component: GO:0008180 - COP9 signalosome [Evidence IEA]; GO_component: GO:0008180 - COP9 signalosome [Evidence IDA] [PMID 12446563]; GO_component: GO:0005737 - cytoplasm [Evidence IEA,IEA]; GO_component: GO:0005634 - nucleus [Evidence IEA,IEA]; GO_function: GO:0016787 - hydrolase activity [Evidence IEA]; GO_function: GO:0046872 - metal ion binding [Evidence IEA]; GO_function: GO:0004222 - metalloendopeptidase activity [Evidence IMP] [PMID 12183637]; GO_function: GO:0008237 - metallopeptidase activity [Evidence IEA]; GO_function: GO:0008233 - peptidase activity [Evidence IEA]; GO_process: GO:0000754 - adaptation of signaling pathway by response to pheromone involved in conjugation with cellular fusion [Evidence IMP] [PMID 12446563]; GO_process: GO:0010388 - cullin deneddylation [Evidence IMP] [PMID 12186635]; GO_process: GO:0010388 - cullin deneddylation [Evidence IMP] [PMID 12446563]; GO_process: GO:0010388 - cullin deneddylation [Evidence IMP] [PMID 24164706]; GO_process: GO:0070452 - positive regulation of ergosterol biosynthetic process [Evidence IMP] [PMID 24164706]; GO_process: GO:0006508 - proteolysis [Evidence IEA]), producing the protein MSSLSQPTSEVARKTFEIENEIVSDDSIYSYDANAQRAILQQRPWTADPDYFTGVRISAIALLKMAMHARSGKHLEVMGVMTGKVIGREFIVMDAYPLPVEGTETRVNALGEAYEYMVEYLSSLQDVGRPENIVGWYHSHPGYGCWLSGIDVGTQSQNQQFQDPFLAIVVDPNRTISAGKVDIGAFRTYPPTHNASGAKGKKRGKGGGSQEIPLAKLEDFGVHAAKYYPLSISYFKSSMDSQVLEMLWSKYWTSTLAQSSLRINYDYTNDQIDDLAVKTDKLVRHSASSENNEAHHSSIFADQLQRLHKQLKAGQQSAWPAIPVASKVPTTNDEPSAIDGVTANAVKIGSEELTGLISLEIKHSILQTSK; encoded by the coding sequence ATGTCGTCGTTATCACAGCCCACGAGTGAAGTGGCGAGGAAAACTTTTGAGATAGAGAACGAGATTGTCAGTGATGATAGTATTTACTCGTATGATGCGAATGCGCAGCGAGCAATTCTCCAGCAACGACCTTGGACCGCGGATCCAGACTATTTCACAGGAGTGCGAATATCGGCAATTGCGCTGTTAAAGATGGCAATGCATGCTCGGTCGGGAAAGCACTTGGAAGTCATGGGTGTAATGACTGGAAAAGTAATTGGACGAGAGTTTATAGTCATGGATGCGTACCCCTTGCCAGTTGAGGGTACAGAGACTCGAGTCAACGCTCTTGGAGAAGCCTATGAGTATATGGTGGAATATCTGAGCAGTTTACAGGATGTTGGCCGGCCCGAGAATATCGTTGGATGGTATCATAGTCATCCTGGTTACGGTTGTTGGTTATCGGGAATCGATGTTGGCACTCAATCGCAGAATCAGCAGTTTCAAGACCCGTTTCTTGCTATAGTGGTTGACCCTAATAGAACGATCTCGGCTGGTAAAGTTGATATCGGAGCATTTCGAACTTATCCTCCTACACATAATGCGTCAGGTGCCAAAGGAAAGAAGCGCGGAAAAGGTGGTGGCAGCCAGGAAATTCCTCTTGCCAAACTCGAGGACTTTGGTGTCCATGCTGCTAAATACTATCCTCTTTCAATCTCATATTTCAAGAGCAGTATGGATTCTCAGGTCCTAGAGATGCTCTGGAGTAAGTACTGGACGTCCACATTGGCGCAGTCGTCCTTACGGATTAATTACGATTATACCAACGACCAGATTGATGACCTGGCTGTGAAGACCGACAAACTCGTTCGTCACTCTGCCTCATCAGAGAACAATGAAGCTCACCATTCGTCGATATTCGCCGACCAGCTTCAAAGACTCCACAAGCAATTAAAAGCCGGCCAGCAATCAGCATGGCCCGCAATACCTGTTGCTTCCAAGGTACCAACCACCAACGACGAGCCTTCTGCCATTGATGGTGTCACCGCCAATGCCGTTAAAATTGGCTCAGAAGAGCTCACCGGGCTCATCTCGCTTGAAATAAAACACTCTATTCTACAGACGTCCAAATAG
- the ASG1 gene encoding Asg1p (Zinc cluster protein proposed to be a transcriptional regulator; regulator involved in the stress response; null mutants have a respiratory deficiency, calcofluor white sensitivity and slightly increased cycloheximide resistance; GO_component: GO:0005634 - nucleus [Evidence IEA,IEA,IEA]; GO_component: GO:0005634 - nucleus [Evidence IDA] [PMID 14562095]; GO_function: GO:0003677 - DNA binding [Evidence IEA,IEA]; GO_function: GO:0046872 - metal ion binding [Evidence IEA]; GO_function: GO:0043565 - sequence-specific DNA binding [Evidence IDA] [PMID 19111667]; GO_function: GO:0043565 - sequence-specific DNA binding [Evidence IDA] [PMID 19158363]; GO_function: GO:0000981 - sequence-specific DNA binding RNA polymerase II transcription factor activity [Evidence IEA]; GO_function: GO:0008270 - zinc ion binding [Evidence IEA]; GO_process: GO:0008150 - biological_process [Evidence ND]; GO_process: GO:0006357 - regulation of transcription from RNA polymerase II promoter [Evidence IEA]; GO_process: GO:0006355 - regulation of transcription, DNA-templated [Evidence IEA,IEA]; GO_process: GO:0006950 - response to stress [Evidence IEA]; GO_process: GO:0006366 - transcription from RNA polymerase II promoter [Evidence IEA]; GO_process: GO:0006351 - transcription, DNA-templated [Evidence IEA,IEA]) — MSSVSSESVPGVRRGSNNSNSNSSGSDSRRSSTGNNSNGSASSVGSNSTKSGDAGKTTTAEPQKRKRNRAHKSCLPCAKAKRKCCKQTPCTNCRIRGLECTYDVPTAKSQRNSASRAPARIAESVSGTVSDADVKTEDLENSPGPNSVSSVTSSSAMTPVPTSASQSVGLVSGGGPSTVSITGAGPVHIPNANDRSPVPQLSRTSAITNIRYPLVVGTGNRFSGSSINFEANVNLLPGSQIPRTDSSSTVNVGSGLTGSGLTSSSLAGSGLTSSSLAGSGLTGSSLAGSGLVSSGPAGSNMVSGAGASSGTSINSVSSSGLNSQYNTGAGMTFTSSAPGSGPNSVPNTGNTTATPDSICSSCTDDPGSVTSASSMTSSGGNCTTGPDGVGNMCASAFVSSATNGSSPNANATAASIANKHGISTHGSMLGSSSSDIHGKIDFVLRLGESNQRTVSRYYGPSSGPSLLLCRGPYSFMDGDLSYFPVDSIPDMELILQAYYDRLHWYIGCFEWQELRNSLKTENVSCINSAIYMVLSLGCSLLCRDEEARRYEEMSFNLSSDVLAGNRLEYSDGLLVLHLLRVHACDIGGKFEEAWAKLGMAITVAIGMGYHRKWPFPLRGEPIDTKKQRMRSRTWYSLLLTERKLALLLGRPYTIRPEFYDCDLPDNNHEFNYETSFRDALNKMVPLYTTLIDEVHKSEPSNAKLTELDQQVSEWTFSQGCELSYSFNIEEYDSPFKNVIIMQRLYILVIKNFFRSRMHRLFLSSENRTHRMYSTEQYFLSNFEFCTHVTELMKYERSFGLTELVTFLVDNALFYSIKLATTDQFILCGDCAKTTAAKLHYLLELTVSEQCRPNRSTSSIRIAKSGLKIIETLESLYNQPAGTKPSPDEGVEMLKKASKLPHPYEDQSSTPGSSGFSNYSQQQQQPEQRPNDIFSRPPLSFDLSDWDNWLQEFPLDQYWSQI; from the coding sequence ATGTCATCCGTTTCGAGCGAGTCGGTGCCTGGAGTCCGTCGGGGCTCcaataatagtaatagtaATAGCAGTGGTAGTGACAGTCGGCGGTCTAGTACCGGTAATAATAGCAATGGCAGTGCTAGTAGTGTTGGTTCTAATTCCACGAAGTCTGGTGATGCCGGGAAAACTACCACTGCTGAACCACAGAAACGAAAACGAAATCGAGCTCATAAATCTTGTTTGCCTTGTGCAAAGGCTAAGCGGAAATGCTGTAAACAAACTCCTTGTACGAATTGTAGGATCCGTGGTCTTGAATGCACTTATGATGTGCCTACTGCCAAATCCCAAAGGAATAGTGCTTCGAGAGCACCTGCCAGAATCGCCGAAAGTGTTTCGGGAACTGTATCCGATGCAGATGTTAAAACTGAGGATCTCGAGAATAGTCCTGGTCCGAACTCAGTAAGTTCTGTTACGTCCAGTTCGGCCATGACTCCTGTTCCTACATCAGCTTCTCAATCGGTTGGAttggtttctggtggtggtccaTCAACTGTCTCCATTACCGGTGCAGGTCCAGTTCACATCCCAAATGCAAATGACAGATCCCCTGTTCCACAACTATCAAGAACCTCTGCCATTACTAACATCCGATATCCTCTTGTTGTTGGTACAGGCAATCGTTTTTCGGGGTCTAGTATTAATTTTGAAGCCAATGTGAACTTGCTACCTGGTAGTCAGATCCCTCGTACTGATTCTAGTTCTACTGTGAATGTTGGCTCGGGTTTAACAGGTTCGGGTCTAACAAGCTCGAGTTTAGCAGGCTCAGGTCTAACAAGCTCGAGCTTAGCAGGTTCAGGTCTAACAGGCTCGAGTTTAGCAGGTTCGGGTCTGGTAAGCTCGGGTCCAGCAGGCTCTAATATGGTGTCCGGTGCTGGCGCCAGTTCGGGTACTAGTATCAATTCAGTGTCGAGCTCAGGGTTGAACTCTCAATACAATACAGGTGCTGGCATGACATTCACATCCAGTGCTCCTGGTTCAGGGCCCAACTCGGTACCTAATACTGGCAACACAACTGCTACTCCAGATTCTATATGCAGTTCCTGTACAGACGACCCTGGTTCGGTCACTTCAGCGTCTTCAATGACATCGTCTGGCGGCAATTGTACCACCGGACCAGATGGTGTTGGTAACATGTGTGCCAGTGCTTTCGTGTCATCCGCTACTAATGGTAGTTCCCCTAATGCTaatgctactgctgcttctattGCCAATAAACATGGTATTTCTACCCATGGCAGCATGCTCGGCTCAAGTTCTAGCGATATTCACGGTAAAATCGACTTTGTACTACGATTGGGCGAATCCAATCAAAGAACTGTGTCAAGATACTACGGTCCTTCTTCGGGTCCCTCGCTCCTTCTATGTCGTGGTCCATATAGCTTTATGGACGGTGATCTAAGTTATTTCCCTGTTGACTCGATTCCTGACATGGAATTGATCCTACAGGCTTACTATGACCGACTTCACTGGTATATCGGCTGTTTTGAATGGCAGGAACTGCGCAACTCACTGAAAACCGAGAATGTATCTTGTATCAACTCTGCTATTTACATGGTACTTTCATTGGGATGTAGTTTATTGTGCCGGGATGAAGAGGCTCGTCGTTACGAGGAAATGAGTTTTAATCTTTCTTCGGATGTTCTTGCTGGAAACAGACTCGAGTATTCGGACGGGTTGCTGGTATTGCATTTATTGCGGGTTCATGCGTGTGATATTGGTGGCAAGTTTGAAGAAGCGTGGGCCAAGCTGGGTATGGCCATCACGGTCGCTATTGGCATGGGATATCATCGGAAATGGCCCTTCCCCTTGAGAGGCGAGCCTATTGATACCAAAAAACAACGAATGCGTTCACGTACTTGGTACTCTTTATTGTTGACGGAACGAAAACTGGCACTGTTACTGGGTCGTCCGTATACGATTCGACCAGAGTTTTATGACTGTGATCTTCCTGATAACAACCATGAATTCAACTACGAGACGAGTTTCCGTGATGCTCTGAACAAGATGGTTCCTCTGTACACCACACTGATTGACGAAGTGCACAAAAGCGAGCCATCCAATGCAAAACTCACGGAGCTTGATCAGCAAGTCAGTGAATGGACTTTCTCCCAGGGATGTGAGTTATCGTACTCGTTCAACATCGAAGAGTACGACAGTCCGTTCAAGAACGTCATTATCATGCAAAGGTTGTACATTCTAGTGATCAAGAACTTTTTCCGGTCACGAATGCACCGGCTCTTCCTGAGCTCTGAGAACCGAACCCATCGTATGTACAGCACTGAGCAGTACTTTCTGTCCAATTTTGAGTTCTGTACCCATGTTACGGAGCTCATGAAGTACGAACGGTCGTTTGGTCTTACTGAGCTCGTCACCTTTTTGGTCGACAACGCACTCTTCTACTCGATCAAGCTAGCCACTACCGACCAGTTCATACTCTGTGGAGACTGTGCCAAGACAACAGCCGCCAAACTCCATTACCTGCTAGAATTGACGGTTTCGGAACAGTGTCGACCCAACCGGTCTACCTCATCCATCCGAATTGCGAAATCCGGACTCAAAATCATCGAGACCCTGGAATCGCTCTACAACCAACCCGCAGGTACCAAACCCAGTCCCGACGAGGGCGTCGAAATGCTCAAAAAGGCATCCAAACTGCCACACCCCTACGAAGACCAGTCTTCAACCCCTGGCAGTTCCGGTTTCTCAAACTACagccagcaacagcaacaacccGAACAGCGTCCCAACGACATCTTCAGTCGGCCACCACTGTCCTTCGACCTCAGCGACTGGGACAACTGGCTGCAAGAGTTCCCTCTCGACCAGTACTGGTCCCAGATCTAA